The segment TCTTTATTATGGTTAATTTTTGGCAGGTTTTCATTGTTACTTTCCGGTTGACCCTTAAATTTGACAAAGACATTCACGCTCCTGCCAACCCTACCCCTACCTATATAACTGATATTGTCTCAGTATAGATGAGAAATATAAGCTATTTGAGCTTCAATTTGATAAACCCACAGTATTTTATCACTCAACATGGGTCAACTTCCGACTTGTACGACGAGTATGCCACTTGTAGACGGTATAGTACAACGTAAGCAGTCATGAAAGTAAATGAGATATTCATTTGACCGAAATACTTTGAAATGTTTCACTAATAGCCACATCATATAACCCTTGTTTGTCCAAGGATCTAATTACATTATCCTGTTGACATATTATTTGGTTTGTCTCCATAGCCTCCAGTGCCGAATGTCCAATCATCCCACCTGGACGGTCAATGCTACTCTCATTAGGTGACTCACTTCGCTAGTAAAACTTAAATCTAAATCCTCTTCACACGTAATTTCACGACAGCCATAGCCAGCTTTCACGTGATATATCGCCTCGGCATTTAAAAGACATCACTCCGGAGACCCAGTCTATCTTGGGAACCGCATTCCTCCTTCGTTATCGCTAGTTAGAACCACGAGCTAAACCCCTATGGAAGACAACAGCATCATGTCAGAAACGGATGGCTCGGTTGAAAATGCCCGGGCCATTCCTCTCAGCTTCCGGGATTCTTGGAAACCTCTCGACAACATTCGTACCTTGCTGTTCTTCGTTGTGAAGCAAAAGCTTGATGAAGGAATTCTCCAAAAAACTTTGGAAGAGCTTATCAGGGAGCATTTGCCGATCCTTGGTGCAAGAATACACGCTGCTAGGAAGACGGGGCAACTGGAATATCACATACCAGCAACTTTCGACAAAGATTACGAATTGTTCCGGTGGTCCAGAGCTTCGGTCAAAAAAACATTCCAAGAGGCTAATATTCTGAAGCCTAatgatgctgttgaagaacaaaATAGCATCACCTCCTACCCATCGattgttgaacttgaggCAGCTTGGACGCCCTCGAGCTGGCCCCTCGAGCGGAAACAGGAAGAAAACGATTGCCCACTTCTTCTAGTACACCTTACCCACTACGAAGATGCAACAGTCGTCGCCACAAACCTTCCTCACTTAGTAGCCGACCAAGCGGGTTACGCTACTATCATAGAATCTTGGATCAACCTTATTCGTGGTAAAAGCCTACCTCCATTCTTTAAGATCCCGCAGGGTGTACTTGAAGGAGCAAACATGGCACAGACTGAGCTATGTAGAAGTAAGGGAGAGTATCGAGTCCAGACTAAGTGGGAGATTATCAGAGTACAGTTTGGCTTTATACCTGAAATAGTGAAGCAGCGGCAAGAGGAAAGGAGAATCATGCTCTTTTCCGGGTcacttgttgagaagcttagAAACGACATGAACGAACAAATTGCAAAGAGAAATGGCCCTGACACAGTCGTGTTGACGAGCAATGATATCCTCGCGGCAATCTTACTTAAGGTAAGTTCTACATATTGTCAAGTTCGCGTCAATTCGTTAACAGATTTTTCAAGCTTAGTAACCTTCATCGAAAGTCACCGAAGATGGTAACCTTGAGTGGTGCTGTCGATATCAGAGGCCGTCATACCGATCTCCCAAAGTCGGAGCGATACATCCATAATGCTTTGGCATTCAGTACGGCTCGATTTCCCGTCTGCAGGGACACGCCACTTATGGATATCGCGGTACAGAATAGGCGTGCAGTTAACAGAGCAACAACACAAGCAGGTATCGATTGCAGTCTCGCAGTTATGAAAGAAATGCACAGGAGTGGCAAATCAATGCATATCTGCGAGCCATTCGAGATAAGCTACGCAACTACTAACTGGTCTGGTGCATGGGCGAATATCGACTTTTCGCCAGCGAGCAAGGTTAGAATGGGTAAGACAGAGCAGGGCTCGAGTTCCTCGACTACTGTGAACTTGTCGGATGCCACTACTCTGGGTGAAAAGGCTGCGTCAAACGACAGATGCGTTAGCTGTGAGCCTACTCTTGTGTTCGGCCACGCCCTAGGACGCGATATTTTTGTGTTGAGATGTAAGTTGCCTGGTCATATGTATAATACAAGTTAGCTTGAGTACTACTGATATAACGAAAAGATAATTCACAGATTATGTGCAAAACAAAGGAGGGATTTTGGGTTGACTTTGCTTCGTCGGTCAAAAATATGAGGCTTATTGACAGCCTGCTGAAGCAAAACCCACTACTCGAGGGAATTTAACAAAGCGTCATGGTTAATCAACGAGGCATTAAAGCTAGTACTACGATGGCTATTGGATCGCAATCTTAGTAGATCGGAATTACATTTTTTAATTGGTATCATTTGGTTGTGGTATTTTTTTTACTTACGAGTAGAGCCCAGGCGTTATTCGCAGGCGATTTGAGTCAATCACCTTACCAAATAGTGTCGTGGGGTCAATGTATTGCGTCCTTGTCGCTTTGGTCGAAGCCGAGTCACTGATTGGTGTTTAGGGTTAGCTAGTGCGAATTTGGGCAATTGAGTTTTTTTTAAAAATTGCCAAGGATTAAATGGTAGTTGGCCTTTTGGAAACATGTCGGTCATGGCCAAGTTGTCCCAAGCTAGGATTTTCATTGTCGTGGAGGCTGTACAAGAGATCGGTATCGAAGAGGGCAACTAATACTCAGCTGAATTTTAATAGATCGGCTCCTAAAATGGCGTTGTTGTATACGTAGAAAATCTTATGATGATTTGCGCTACGCTATGCATTCAGCCGAAGAGAGGGTTACCTTGCTGAGGCGGAATCGCCTATTTCATAAAAGTTTCCCTTTAAATAGGAGTGCTCCTCTTTAGCTTCTAGACAGGTTTGAGGAATGCTGCGAATAACAAATCGCTTCTTACATTGTCATCGCCCAACGTTTTGCTATTAGCATCATAACCTGGATCCTATGCTAGAAGGATTTCTATTTGAGACGGCCTTCCAAGTTATccagagccttcttgatagcATCCTCAACTGAAAATTCCCAAATAGTAGGTAATGTCTCTCTTAGCTCTTGAGACATTTTTTCAAAGTTACTGCCTATCTCAGTTTGCAGTTCGTATAGCTGACCTGCTCGCCTAGACTTCTGAACAACCCATTGTGCCCTATCCCGTCTACTCATATCGAAAGAAGCAAATGCGGTCTTGACGTCAGCACCTGTTCGAATCATCTTGTGGCCCAGGAGGGACGCGAGCACAGCAGCATCCTCGAAGCATAAAGCTGCTCCTGCACCATGGTGTGGCGAGGATGCATGAGCTGCATCTCCGATAAGACACATTCGACCCTTTGCAAAGGCTGGGACGGGGTGATCTCCTAGGTCGAATATACCCCACTATGGATGGTTAGTCTCCTAATTacgaagaggatgatgatatgTCTGGGTGGGACTTCATCTCCGGAAACTTACTCTGTCCAGCTTTTCGGCGCAATCAATGATCTTCAAACCCAATGGTGTGAAGTGCCCAAAATCATCGAGAAGATCCTTCTTTGTCGCAGGAAGAGTTAGTTGGGTCTCACTCGGCCAGTCATCGGAGCTTGTACAGTAGGCCACGACATTCAAGATAGTCCCGTGTGCAACCGGATAACTAAGTAAATGCCTGTCATTCCCCATCTATTCGTCCCAGTTAGCCAATGTCCGAGTTCATTTGGATGTTTGCGAACATCATCTGCGAACGACTAACCCAGATCGTGGCATTGAGAGCTCTTTCCTCCCCTAACACCTCAATTGCCTGGGGCATAGGAATCATTCCCCTGTACGCATACTTGTGTGTATACGAACACTTTGCCGATGGGTGGTTTTGGCCAACTAATAGTTCGCGCATCTTTGATTTGATTCCATCGCAGCCGACGATAGCATCGGCCTCCTCAGTGGTCCCGTCCTGGAAGAACAGTTGTACTCTATTATTGCCTTGATCTTCGACCTTCGCTAACTGCTTATTAAAGCGAATCATGTTAGCGGGTAAGATGCGTAAGAGC is part of the Fusarium oxysporum Fo47 chromosome VII, complete sequence genome and harbors:
- a CDS encoding salicylate hydroxylase 1, which gives rise to LCKRNQKKEFEVAIIGGGIAGIVLAVSLLKRNIHCTIYEKAHVFNDIGAGLGISPNAQRAMVVCDPTVHNVFKKVANGNMWDSKKDTVFEFIDGRSSATDTAPFFEIKNSTGLQGCHRVSFVNELLRILPANMIRFNKQLAKVEDQGNNRVQLFFQDGTTEEADAIVGCDGIKSKMRELLVGQNHPSAKCSYTHKYAYRGMIPMPQAIEVLGEERALNATIWMGNDRHLLSYPVAHGTILNVVAYCTSSDDWPSETQLTLPATKKDLLDDFGHFTPLGLKIIDCAEKLDRWGIFDLGDHPVPAFAKGRMCLIGDAAHASSPHHGAGAALCFEDAAVLASLLGHKMIRTGADVKTAFASFDMSRRDRAQWVVQKSRRAGQLYELQTEIGSNFEKMSQELRETLPTIWEFSVEDAIKKALDNLEGRLK